DNA from Desulfovibrio sp. UIB00:
TCTCGACAGCATTGGAAGAGCTGTCGTTACCGCCACCGCCACCACCGCCGGCGCCACCGGCCTTGGTCGAACCGCCGCCACCGGATTCGCCGGTTTCATCGGTTTCGCCATTGGCAGTTTCAGCAGAAGTGTCACCCTTATTTCCCGCAGATTGCGATGTCGCAGCCGTGGACGAACCCTTGTCGTACATGTGGATCTTTTCAGAAAAAAGCTTCTTGGCTTCATCAGAAATATCCACAGTGTCACCAGAATCTGACGAATCGCTGCGTGTGCGGATGGTATTCGACCCCAGACCGACCTTGTAAACAGCCTCTGCGCTGCTGGAACCCAACAGATTGCCAATCCCTGTTGTACTCATATGACGCCCCCCGCAGTAATCATCGCTGCGAAATACCGCATCATTTTAATAGTGGCTCCCCCACGGAACCCATGGGTGCGGCTGCCCAACGGGTTTGCACCCGGCAAAACCTGCCGGATGCACCTTTCCGCAGGTAGTACAGCAACAACCATGCCGCAGGCAGTCTTTACAGCCTTGGCCGCCTATGGCAGCGTTGCCGCATGCCTGCCCGCAAAGCCCCTGCCACCCCCTTGCACGATCTGCCCGCCACGGTAGAATTTACCTTGGCCGATGGTACGCGCCTGACGGCTTCAGTGCGCCTTTCACCCCGTGCTCGCAGGGCAAAACTGTCGCTCACGCCTCGGGGCGACCTTGTGTTGACTATCCCGCTGACCATGGGGCCAACGCAGCTTCAATCAAGCCTGCCGCTCTTTTTGCCCTGGCTGGAGCGCGCCCGCACAACCCTGCTGCGAAGGGTACCCGCCCCCCAGTTGCCTTCCAGTATCACTCTGCCGCTAACGGGCGAAATTTTTGCCGTCACGCCCTGTGGCGACATGGCAGCAGGCCGCAAAGCCGCCACTGCGCAAACCGGCAAAACCGCTACTGTGCAAATTGCCAACGGCGCACGACGCTTGTTGCTGGTGGAAAGTATGGCTCAGGTGCGCCTGTACGGCGCCGTAGATGACATATCCTTATGCGCGCAGGCCCTGCGCCAGTGGTGTCGAAAAAAAGCAGCCCGCCTGCTGCCGCCGTATCTGGAACAGCTTGCGACAACGGAAGGATTTGCCCTTGCGGGTGTGAGCGTGCGGGACCAGAGCGGGCGCTGGGGCAGTTGTTCCCGCCTGCGCCGGGGGCACACTCCGCAGCCCGCGACGCAACGGTCACAACTGCCGCAAGGGGCTTTCGCCCGCACCAGATCGCTGGAACAGCTCACCACGCGCATCCGCAACTTTTTTTCCACTCCGCCCCTGCCCGCCACATATGAAGCGGCCCCATCCTTTGCCCAAGGCGGCGCAGCCCTCGCGCCTGCATGTCCGGAGGGACGCATCAGCCTCAACTGGCGCGCTCTGCTTCTGCCTGCCCCGTTGCTGGAGCACTTGTGCTGGCACGAGCTGTGCCACCTGCGCCATATGGATCATTCCCCGGCCTACCGGGAGGAGCTTGCCCGCTTTTCGCCCCAATGGCCCGCGCATGAAAAGGCGCTCAATGCCGCATGGCGGGGCTTACCCTGGTGGGCGCTCCCCGGCGAGGACGCCTCCCCCAGTCGCTGATTTTCCCCAAGCCTCGCCCCGCGCGCAATCCTGCCTACAGACCTGCCATCTTACCCGCCCATCTCGCCAGATATTGCGCCAGCCGCCACTGCGCAATCGTTGCATTACATAAAGAATATTCAAAGATTGCTGCAAGATCACGCCAGAGCATTGCACAAATCCTCGCCGAAAATGTACAATTTTCAGTGAACCCCGGCTAAACACAAATGGACAAAGTTTATACTTTGAGCGATAAAAGACAAACAGATAGATAGGCATTCAATCTGCACAGCACAGCTTCATCATGCGCAGGCATTCCCTGCTGCGCACACCCTCTACTTGCCGCTGTAATGGTAAGGAGCGCGCCAATGCCCATAGACAAGCATGAATGGCCTGTATTGATTGTTTCTGGTGAATTTGATGCGGCAACAGATGAAGGTTGCAGACTGCGCGAGCTGAAGAAGCAGCTTGTGGAAAACAAAGGCTGCTCTGTTCTCATATCACTGCGATATGAAGACGCAATAAATATTTTTGCATCTCGCGCAGACCTTGGAACTGTCATAATAGACTGGGATATACAGTGCGAAGACCCCGGTGAGCAGGCAACGGCAGCAGAGTTGCTTGAGGGCATCCGTCAGCGCAACAAAACCATCCCGGTCGTGCTGCTCACTGACCATTCCGAGCTGGAGAATCTGCCCACGGATGTCCTTTCCAAAGTAGACGACTGCATCTGGAAGATAACAGATACCGTGGATTTTCTGGCAGGGCGCATCGAGGTCCTGGTCAGCGATTACCTGCAAACGGTGTATCCGGCCTTTTTCGGCGGCATGGCCCGCTACGCCAATGAATACAAATACGCATGGCACACGCCCGGCCACATGGGCGGCGAGGGTTTTCTCAAAAGCCCCGCAGGGGTGGCCATGCACAAGTTTTTTGGCGAAAACGTCTTCCGCGCCGACCTTTCCATTTCCGTGCCCGAGCTTGGCTCCCTGCTTGACCACAACGGCCCGGTTGGCGATGCGGAAGAAAATTCCGCCAGAGTCTTTGGGGCGGACATAACTTTTTATGTGCTCAATGGCACCTCCAACGTCAACCAGATCATCTGGCGCAGCCAGGTGCTGCGCGACGACATAGCCTTTGTTGACCGCAACTGTCACAAATCGCTCAACTACGCCATGGTCATTACCGAGGCCTATCCCGTGTATATGACGCCACGGCGCAACCGGCGCGGCATCATCGGGCCGTGCAGGCTTTCGGAATTTTCAGAAAAAAGCATCCACAAAAAAATCGCAGCCAACAAGCTCATTCCTGACGAGCTGAAAAGCTCCCGGGTCAAGATGTCCGCCCTTACCAATTCTACCTATGACGGGCTGTGCTACAATGTGACCAACATCAAGAAGCAGCTTCGCAAGAGCGTGGACAACCTGCACTTTGACGAGGCCTGGTACGCCTACGCCCGTTTCAGTCCCATGTACGAGAACCACTATGGCATGACGGATGCCGACAATGTGGCCGATCATCCGCCCATTTTCTGTTCACAATCCACACACAAGCTGCTCACGGCCTTTTCACAGGCCTCCATGCTGCACGTAAAGCACGGCACACATGTACGGATCAACCGCGATGAACTTAACGAATCCTACATGATGCACGGCTCCACATCGCCGCAATACAACATGATCGCCTCGCTTGATGTTGCCACCAAGATGATGGACGACGACGGCGAGGTGCTGCTGCACGACACCATTGCCGAGGCAGTTCGCATCCGCCGCAAGATCACCCTCATGGAGCGGGAAATGACCGCCAGGGGCGACTGGTTCTTCAGCATGTGGCAGCCCAGAAGGGTTCCTTACCAGAAGGGCATGCATGACTTTCTGGAAGTGCCCGCCGAATATCTGGCAGAAAGCCAGATCCCCTGGGTACTGGACAGCGCCAACAACTGGCACGGCTTTGACGATATTGAGCCGGATTACGTCATGCTTGACCCCATCAAGCTGACCTTTATCACGCCCGGCCTTGCGGAAGACGGCACAATGGCGGATACGGGCATTCCGGCTGCCATTGTCACCAACTACCTGATCCGGCACCGCGTTGTGTGCGAAAAAACCGACTATTATTCCTTTTTGCTGCTCAACTCCATCGGCACCACCAAGGCCAAGGAAGGGGCGCTCATCTCGGGCCTGCTCAAATTCAAGCAGCTCTATGACGCCAATGCTCCGCTGAGCGTTGCCCTGCCGGATCTCTACGCCGCCTTTCCTGAGACATACAAGGGCGTTGGCCTCAGAGATCACAGCAACGCAATTCACCGTCACTTCCGCGAGCACAAGCTGCTGGACAAGATGCAGGCAGCCTTTCAGGGTATTCCCGATCAGGTCATGCGGCCTGCGGAGGCCTACCATGAAGTGGTGCGCCGCAATGTGGAATATGTGGAACTGGCCGATCTGCGCGGACGCGTTCCGGCTGTCATGATTGTACCCTACCCGCCAGGCATCCCCGTCATGATGGGCGGCGAGGTGATGAACGAGGCGGCGGAACCCATATTTGCCTATCTTGAGGCGCGTCAGAACTTTGAAAATGCCTTTCCCGGCTATGAAAGCGACATCCACGGCGTAGAACGCATAGAACGCGACGGCAAAAAATACTTCAGTGTATTGTGCGTAAAAAAGTAGCCACGCCCGCTGATTTTTGCCCCGAAACGCCGGGGAGAGTTTTTTAACCGCACCCAAAAGGACGGCAGCCATGACCACGCCCGGCACAAAGAAACTTGGCCTTTTCGCCTGCACCACGGTGGTGGCGGGCAATATGATGGGGTCTGGCATTGCTCTTTTGCCCGCGAACCTTGCGGGCATCGGCAGCATATCTGTCATCGGCTGGTTTGTGGCCATTCTGGGAGCCATGGGTCTGGCCTATGTGTTTGCCCGGCTGGGCATGGAAGACCCGCAGGAGGGCGGCCCCCT
Protein-coding regions in this window:
- a CDS encoding FlxA-like family protein, with product MSTTGIGNLLGSSSAEAVYKVGLGSNTIRTRSDSSDSGDTVDISDEAKKLFSEKIHMYDKGSSTAATSQSAGNKGDTSAETANGETDETGESGGGGSTKAGGAGGGGGGGNDSSSNAVENIKKQIAALKSQLSSLASHAGSGNSTAVESKIQSLESQIAALEAQLAEAESTSA
- a CDS encoding Orn/Lys/Arg decarboxylase N-terminal domain-containing protein: MPIDKHEWPVLIVSGEFDAATDEGCRLRELKKQLVENKGCSVLISLRYEDAINIFASRADLGTVIIDWDIQCEDPGEQATAAELLEGIRQRNKTIPVVLLTDHSELENLPTDVLSKVDDCIWKITDTVDFLAGRIEVLVSDYLQTVYPAFFGGMARYANEYKYAWHTPGHMGGEGFLKSPAGVAMHKFFGENVFRADLSISVPELGSLLDHNGPVGDAEENSARVFGADITFYVLNGTSNVNQIIWRSQVLRDDIAFVDRNCHKSLNYAMVITEAYPVYMTPRRNRRGIIGPCRLSEFSEKSIHKKIAANKLIPDELKSSRVKMSALTNSTYDGLCYNVTNIKKQLRKSVDNLHFDEAWYAYARFSPMYENHYGMTDADNVADHPPIFCSQSTHKLLTAFSQASMLHVKHGTHVRINRDELNESYMMHGSTSPQYNMIASLDVATKMMDDDGEVLLHDTIAEAVRIRRKITLMEREMTARGDWFFSMWQPRRVPYQKGMHDFLEVPAEYLAESQIPWVLDSANNWHGFDDIEPDYVMLDPIKLTFITPGLAEDGTMADTGIPAAIVTNYLIRHRVVCEKTDYYSFLLLNSIGTTKAKEGALISGLLKFKQLYDANAPLSVALPDLYAAFPETYKGVGLRDHSNAIHRHFREHKLLDKMQAAFQGIPDQVMRPAEAYHEVVRRNVEYVELADLRGRVPAVMIVPYPPGIPVMMGGEVMNEAAEPIFAYLEARQNFENAFPGYESDIHGVERIERDGKKYFSVLCVKK
- a CDS encoding M48 family metallopeptidase; protein product: MPARKAPATPLHDLPATVEFTLADGTRLTASVRLSPRARRAKLSLTPRGDLVLTIPLTMGPTQLQSSLPLFLPWLERARTTLLRRVPAPQLPSSITLPLTGEIFAVTPCGDMAAGRKAATAQTGKTATVQIANGARRLLLVESMAQVRLYGAVDDISLCAQALRQWCRKKAARLLPPYLEQLATTEGFALAGVSVRDQSGRWGSCSRLRRGHTPQPATQRSQLPQGAFARTRSLEQLTTRIRNFFSTPPLPATYEAAPSFAQGGAALAPACPEGRISLNWRALLLPAPLLEHLCWHELCHLRHMDHSPAYREELARFSPQWPAHEKALNAAWRGLPWWALPGEDASPSR